One region of Natronorubrum aibiense genomic DNA includes:
- the thrS gene encoding threonine--tRNA ligase, which yields MSESDSQEQLVVVLPDGSELEVDPGSTVEDCAYEIGPGLGRDTVAGKLDGELVAKEAPVYDGVELEIVTDQSDEYLRVMRHSASHCLAQAVERHYDDVDLAIGPPTDDGFYYDFDNLDIDEEDLAVLEDEIEDIIAEDYEIEREDVSIEEAEDRLADEPYKLELLEEFADENDHVSFYKQGEWEDLCAGPHVDSTGEIGAVELLEIAGAYWRGDEENTMQTRIYGTAFEDESDLEDFLERKQEAEKRDHRRIGNEMNLFSIQDVTGPGLPLYHPPGKTVLKELEDFVEDLNKDAGYDYVETPHVFKTDLWHRSGHYENYADDMFIFDVGDDEFGLKPMNCPGHAAIFQDQSWSYRDLPIRYAENGKVYRKEQRGELSGLSRVWAFTIDDGHLFIRPDQIEREVEEIMDMITEVLETFDLEYEMALATRPEKSVGSDEIWEHAEEQLENVLEKRNLEYEIEEGDGAFYGPKIDFAFEDAIGRSWDGPTVQLDFNMPDRFDLSYVGEDNEEHEPVMIHRALYGSYERFFMMLIEHYEGRFPLWLAPEQVRVLPISDNNLGYAHRVANDFDDFRVEVDDRDSTLERKIRAAHDDRVPYQIIVGDNEEEAGNISVRDRFEDQEYDVEIDAFKAHLEAERDEQRTEPDFLQD from the coding sequence ATGTCAGAATCAGATTCACAGGAGCAACTCGTGGTCGTACTGCCAGACGGATCAGAACTCGAAGTCGATCCCGGATCGACGGTCGAGGACTGTGCCTACGAGATCGGTCCCGGCCTCGGTCGTGACACGGTCGCGGGCAAGCTCGACGGCGAACTCGTCGCCAAAGAAGCACCCGTCTACGACGGCGTCGAACTCGAGATCGTGACGGATCAGTCCGACGAGTACCTTCGTGTGATGCGCCACTCCGCCTCGCACTGTCTCGCGCAGGCCGTCGAGCGCCACTACGACGACGTCGACCTCGCTATCGGCCCGCCGACGGACGACGGCTTTTATTACGACTTCGACAACCTCGACATCGACGAGGAAGACCTCGCCGTCCTCGAGGACGAAATCGAGGATATCATCGCCGAAGATTACGAGATCGAACGCGAGGACGTCTCGATCGAAGAGGCCGAAGACCGACTCGCCGACGAGCCGTACAAACTCGAGTTACTCGAGGAGTTCGCCGACGAGAACGACCACGTCTCGTTCTACAAACAGGGCGAGTGGGAAGACCTCTGTGCCGGTCCGCACGTCGATTCGACGGGCGAGATCGGTGCCGTCGAACTGCTCGAGATCGCCGGTGCCTACTGGCGCGGCGACGAGGAGAATACGATGCAGACGCGCATCTACGGCACGGCCTTCGAGGACGAGAGCGACCTCGAGGACTTCTTAGAGCGCAAGCAGGAAGCTGAAAAGCGCGACCACCGCCGGATCGGCAACGAGATGAACCTATTCTCGATTCAGGACGTCACCGGCCCCGGACTGCCGCTGTATCACCCGCCGGGGAAGACGGTCCTCAAAGAACTCGAGGACTTCGTCGAGGACCTGAACAAAGACGCCGGCTACGACTACGTCGAGACGCCCCACGTCTTCAAGACGGACCTCTGGCACCGCTCGGGCCACTACGAGAACTACGCCGACGACATGTTCATCTTCGACGTCGGCGACGACGAGTTCGGCCTGAAGCCGATGAACTGTCCCGGCCACGCCGCCATCTTCCAGGACCAGTCCTGGAGCTACCGCGACCTCCCGATCCGCTACGCCGAGAACGGGAAAGTCTACCGCAAAGAACAGCGCGGCGAACTGTCGGGCCTCTCGCGAGTCTGGGCGTTTACGATCGACGACGGCCACCTGTTTATCCGTCCCGACCAGATCGAACGCGAGGTCGAGGAGATCATGGACATGATCACGGAGGTTCTGGAGACGTTCGACCTCGAGTACGAGATGGCCCTTGCCACGCGCCCCGAGAAGTCGGTCGGCTCCGACGAGATCTGGGAACACGCGGAAGAACAACTCGAGAACGTCCTCGAGAAGCGCAACCTCGAGTACGAAATCGAGGAGGGCGACGGCGCGTTCTACGGGCCGAAGATCGACTTCGCGTTCGAGGACGCCATCGGCCGCTCGTGGGACGGGCCGACGGTCCAACTGGACTTCAACATGCCCGACCGGTTCGACCTCTCCTACGTCGGCGAGGACAACGAAGAGCACGAGCCAGTGATGATCCACCGCGCACTCTATGGCAGCTACGAACGGTTCTTCATGATGCTCATCGAGCACTACGAGGGTCGCTTCCCGCTGTGGCTCGCGCCCGAACAGGTCCGTGTGCTGCCCATCTCGGATAACAACCTCGGCTACGCCCACCGGGTCGCAAACGACTTCGACGACTTCCGCGTCGAAGTCGACGACCGCGACTCGACGCTCGAGCGAAAGATCCGTGCTGCCCACGACGACCGCGTGCCCTACCAGATCATCGTCGGCGACAACGAGGAAGAAGCCGGCAACATCTCGGTGCGCGACCGCTTCGAGGATCAGGAGTACGACGTCGAGATCGACGCGTTCAAGGCCCACCTCGAGGCCGAACGCGACGAGCAGCGAACGGAGCCGGACTTCCTGCAGGACTGA
- a CDS encoding phosphoribosyltransferase family protein, whose protein sequence is MNRAEKAALQLRAVDVLRMLKETRTYDELAETTALPAGDLNRYVNGHVLPGADRAREVVEDLGREALAKELESRIRVDEEGYVDNSATVFDQPFLDLVAPVVANGFDFDRPDVVLTAATDGITLAASLASYYGTRCAYAKKRKETAVEEFIEARERLQSGIELTYYLPRSAIDTGESVLVVDDLIRSGETQELLLDIVDTADAEVAGVFALIAAGEDGIERARNHTDAPVGALTTV, encoded by the coding sequence ATGAACAGAGCAGAGAAGGCTGCCCTGCAGTTGCGGGCCGTCGACGTGTTGCGGATGTTAAAGGAGACACGAACGTACGACGAACTCGCCGAGACGACGGCGCTCCCAGCGGGCGATCTCAACCGGTACGTCAACGGTCACGTGCTGCCGGGCGCGGATCGCGCGCGCGAGGTCGTCGAGGACCTCGGCCGGGAGGCGTTGGCCAAGGAACTCGAGTCACGTATTCGCGTCGACGAGGAGGGATACGTCGACAACTCCGCGACTGTCTTCGACCAGCCGTTTCTCGACCTCGTCGCCCCCGTCGTTGCGAACGGGTTCGATTTCGACCGTCCCGACGTAGTGCTGACCGCCGCGACGGACGGCATCACGCTCGCCGCCTCGCTCGCGAGTTACTACGGGACGCGGTGTGCCTACGCGAAAAAACGCAAGGAGACCGCCGTCGAGGAGTTCATCGAAGCGCGCGAGCGACTCCAGTCCGGAATCGAACTCACTTACTACCTCCCTCGATCGGCCATCGACACCGGCGAGTCGGTACTCGTCGTCGACGACCTCATCCGCTCGGGCGAGACGCAGGAACTCCTGCTCGATATCGTTGACACCGCCGACGCGGAGGTTGCCGGCGTCTTCGCACTCATCGCCGCTGGCGAAGACGGCATCGAGCGTGCTCGCAACCACACCGACGCGCCGGTCGGCGCGCTGACGACCGTCTGA
- the pyrE gene encoding orotate phosphoribosyltransferase has product MTNQALIDALREADAVQFGEFELSHGGTSEYYVDKYLFETDPDCLEAIADAFAERVTPKDKLGGVALGGVPLAAATSVAAGVPYVIARKQRKEYGTANLVEGRLEDGEEVVVLEDIVTTGTSLVDAIEALRDAGATVNRALVVVDREEGGRENVEDAGVEMEALVTASELLESR; this is encoded by the coding sequence ATGACGAACCAGGCACTCATCGATGCCCTGCGCGAGGCGGATGCCGTCCAGTTCGGCGAGTTCGAACTCTCCCACGGCGGCACCAGCGAGTACTACGTCGACAAGTACCTCTTCGAGACCGATCCGGACTGCCTCGAGGCTATCGCCGACGCCTTCGCCGAGCGCGTCACGCCGAAAGACAAACTCGGTGGCGTCGCCCTCGGTGGGGTCCCGCTCGCGGCCGCGACGAGCGTCGCCGCCGGGGTCCCCTACGTCATCGCACGCAAGCAGCGCAAGGAGTACGGCACCGCGAACTTAGTCGAGGGCCGTCTCGAAGATGGCGAGGAAGTCGTCGTCCTCGAGGACATCGTGACGACGGGGACGAGCCTTGTCGACGCGATCGAGGCCCTTCGGGACGCCGGGGCGACCGTCAACCGCGCGCTGGTCGTCGTCGACCGCGAGGAGGGTGGCCGCGAGAACGTCGAAGACGCGGGCGTCGAGATGGAAGCGCTGGTGACCGCAAGCGAGTTGCTCGAGTCTCGATAG